Genomic segment of bacterium:
TCAAACTGGGGGCCGTAGTTTCACTTCTGGCAGTATTCGACGTGCAATCGCATGGGAGGGCCTCTCCGCTTTTGGAAAAGTGTCTGACAAAAAACCGGCGGTATCCTCTGCCAGGGACGCATTGTCGCACCCAAGCCCAGCGGGCGGCAAGGACGGCTCTGGCGGCATGAACCACACCGGCCGCGCCCTTTTACTTTTTCCCCGCCGCGCACTAGGATTTCCCGGAACCCATCAAACAGAAGAAGGATCGCGCCGTGGGCGTCCCCCCGTTTGAGCTTCTCGAGCCGGAAACCGTCGAGGCGGCGAGCCGCATGCTGGCCGAAAACGGCGCCATCCCCCTCGCCGGGGGCTCGGCCATCATCAACCTCATGCGCCAGCGCATCTTCACCCCCGAGCGTCTCGTCTCCCTCCACCGCATCCCCGGTCTCGCGGAGATCCGCGAGACGGCGGAGGGCGGCCTCTTCATCGGCGCGATGGCCACCCTCCGGCGGATCGAAACCCACCCCATCGTGCGGGAGCGCTACCCCCTTCTCGCCGGGACACTCTCCCAGGTGGCGAACGTGCGCGTCCGCGGGACGGCGACCCTCGGCGGCAATCTCGCGCACGGGGACTACCGCCTCGATCCGCCGGGCGCGCTCATCGCCCTCGAAGCGCGGCTCCGCCTCGGCTCTACGCGGGAAACGCGCGAGATGCCTGTCGCGGATTTCTTCACCGGCTTCTTCGAGACGGCGAAGGCGGAGGACGAGATCATTCTCGGGGTGGAGCTGCCGCCCCCCGCGCCGGGAACTTCCGGCCAT
This window contains:
- a CDS encoding FAD binding domain-containing protein; the protein is MGVPPFELLEPETVEAASRMLAENGAIPLAGGSAIINLMRQRIFTPERLVSLHRIPGLAEIRETAEGGLFIGAMATLRRIETHPIVRERYPLLAGTLSQVANVRVRGTATLGGNLAHGDYRLDPPGALIALEARLRLGSTRETREMPVADFFTGFFETAKAEDEIILGVELPPPAPGTSGHYLKYTGHASAEWPCMGVAALLRRGEEKIIEDARVVVTAAAAIPLLVEGAGDLLRGERMTEALAAQVGGMGAAQLEPMDDANGSAWYRKEIAPVLIRRALLAAAEG